The proteins below come from a single Paramormyrops kingsleyae isolate MSU_618 chromosome 25, PKINGS_0.4, whole genome shotgun sequence genomic window:
- the LOC140582809 gene encoding pantothenate kinase 3-like, which produces MASLFRYFQPRHLLCATGVVLAAAGTAYLVRRLSKRVELQEVPREPEEPTKPCTSPSPAGHTAELPRLNKPPFPWFGMDIGGTLAKLVYFEPKDITTEEEQEETENLKNIRSCLTSNVAYGSTGIRDVHLEMKGLELCGRMGNLHFIRFPTQDLPAFLRMTRDKQFSRLHKTLCATGGGAYKFEADFQTIAGLQLVKLDELDCVIRGALYMNSSGPSECFYLENPTHPEQCFLKPYPLENPYPFLLVNIGSGVSILTVHSRDNFKRVSGTSLGGGTFLGLCCLLTGCSTFEEALELASRGESTQVDKLVRDIYGGDYERFGLPGWIVASSFGNMIYKEQRDSVSKEDLARAALVTVTNNIGSISRMCALNENIERVVFVGNFLRGNMLSMKLLAYSMEYWSAGRLKALFLQHEGYFGAVGSLLELLKSS; this is translated from the exons ATGGCCAGTTTATTTCGCTATTTCCAGCCGCGCCATTTGCTCTGCGCAACCGGAGTGGTGCTTGCGGCAGCCGGTACAGCGTACCTTGTGCGGCGACTCAGTAAAAGGGTGGAGCTACAGGAAG tgcccagggaaCCAGAGGAGCCGACCAAACCCTGCACATCGCCCAGCCCTGCCGGACACACAGCGGAGCTGCCAAGGTTGAACAAGCCAC CCTTTCCCTGGTTCGGAATGGACATTGGTGGGACCCTTGCAAAACTAGTCTACTTCGAACCAAAGGACATcacaacagaggaggaacaggaagaaaCGGAAAACCTTAAAAACATCCGCTCCTGTTTGACCTCTAATGTGGCTTATGGCTCTACCGGCATCCGGGATGTCCACCTGGAAATGAAGGGTCTGGAGCTGTGTGGCCGAATGGGGAACCTGCATTTCATTCGTTTCCCCACCCAAGACCTCCCTGCCTTTCTGCGAATGACCCGTGACAAGCAGTTCTCCAGGCTCCATAAAACACTCTGTGCCACGGGTGGTGGGGCCTACAAGTTTGAGGCTGATTTCCAAACG ATTGCTGGTCTACAGCTCGTGAAACTGGATGAGTTGGATTGTGTCATCCGTGGGGCCCTGTACATGAACTCCAGTGGACCCTCCGAGTGTTTCTACTTGGAAAATCCAACTCATCCAGAGCAGTGCTTCCTCAAACCTTACCCACTGGAGAACCCTTACCCATTCCTTCTTGTCAACATCGGGTCTGGGGTCAGCATTCTCACAGTCCATTCCAGAGATAATTTCAAACGTGTCTCTGGAACAAG TCTCGGTGGAGGGACTTTCCTTGGGCTGTGCTGTCTGCTGACGGGTTGCTCCACGTTTGAGGAAGCACTGGAGCTGGCCTCACGTGGGGAGAGCACACAAGTAGACAAACTTGTGCGGGACATATATGGGGGCGACTATGAGAGGTTTGGTCTCCCAGGCTGGATTGTGGCCTCCAG ttttggaaacatgatttataaagagcagcGCGATTCAGTGTCCAAAGAAGACCTGGCCAGGGCAGCATTAGTTACCGTCACGAATAACATCGGCTCCATCAGCAGGATGTGTGCCTTGAATGAG AACATCGAGAGAGTGGTGTTCGTGGGCAACTTCCTGAGGGGTAACATGCTGTCCATGAAGCTGCTGGCCTACTCTATGGAGTACTGGTCTGCTGGACGATTGAAAGCACTGTTTCTTCAGCATGAG ggCTACTTTGGAGCTGTTGGGTCACTTCTGGAGCTGTTAAAATCCTCCTAA